In the Pirellulales bacterium genome, CGGCGGCTCGGAAATCTTTTGCGCCGGCGACGAGGGATCGATATTGATCGGCGAAACGTACAGGCGGAAATCCGGCGCGACCTCTTGCAGGTAGAAGCGGCAAATGCCGGCCGCATGCTGATCGGGAAGTGGCGAGGGGGTCGAGACGGCGAAATCGAGCTTCGTCCAGCGGCTCCAACCGCCGGCGTTGAGCATGACCTTCTGTCCCTGCACCTCGATCAGCGCCGCATTCGATTGGCGATCCCGATGGACTTCGAACTCGACGACAATGGGCTGAGGGTTCTTGAGCAGGCTATCTTGCGGGCCGACCAGTTTTGCGCGAGCCGAATCTCCGTTGAAGACGAGCCTCGCCCGCATGCCACCCCCTTCGTTGACGCCGTCGGCGGCTGTGTCTTCGCTGAAATACTGATAGGTTCCGTAGCCGCCGAGCATATCGGGCGTGCCCATGCCGGAAAGGCACCGATGATGCCCGTGCTGCGAGGGACTAGGCGGGTAGTTCGACGGCAGGTCGTAGAACGTCGACGGGACACCCGCCGCGTCGAGATAGTCCCAAAACGGCACCCCTTGCCGCTTGAGCACGGTCTCGGGTGGTTTATGGTTGAACGGCCAGAAGTCCAATTGCAGCCGATGATCGCCGACTTCCCAGAATCCTTCCGGTGGCAGGGTTTCCGCGCCGGAGAAGATCGGCTCGCACCTCTCGTGGGGATGGCGATGGATGAAATCGAAGATGCCGTGCGAGCCGGGACCGGAGCCGTTGATAAAATTAGCCCAGGCGACCGGGCTTTGCGGCGGAGTGCTTGTGCCGAGATCGCTGAAACCGCCAGCCGCGGCCATCTTGGTGAAATTCGGCATTCGCCCCTCCTTCATCAGGATCGACGTGAGCCGGGGGTCCATGCCGTCGATCCCGATCACGATCACCTTTTTGCCAAGACTTTTCGAAACGCGGTTGATGCTGCCGATCCAATACGCGCCGCCGGCAAGGCCAGCGATGCCCGCGGCGAGGGCGGATTTTTTGAGGAACGATCGCCGCTTGATTTGCGGCACGGTAGATGAGGGAGTCGTCGCCATTTATGAGCTTGCGCTGGTTAAAGTAGTTGCCGCCTGCCGGCTCGGCACGCCGAGCCCGCCCGGTGTCAATGGACCTTCGGCAACCTGCAGCACCCGTCCATCCATGTGTTCGGGCTTCGGGATGCCGAACAAATCGAGCACGGTCGGGGCGATGTCCAAGAGCCGCGGGTTTGCCGTTTCGATCCGGCGGTTGCAAAACAGCACGCCGGGCACGACGGACGGATCGACGCAGTGATCGCCGCTCCAGGCCTTTTTGTTGTCGTGAAACACGTCGCGGCTCGTCCGTCCCACGGCGGCCTCCCACGACACGCGATAGCCGCGGGCATAGCCGACGATCAAATCCGGGGCCTGCCCTTTGTACGGCCCGCGATAAACCTTTTCGGCCTGATAGACGCGCTTGATCGCGGGACTTCCCGTCGCCGGATCGACGAGCTTCGCCAGCTTTCCGGCGATCTCTTCGCACAATCCCGCAGTCTCCTCGCCCGGTTCGACGATCCCTTGCTCGAATTTGCCCTTGCGGTTCACGAAGATGCCAGTCAGTCCAATGGCGAAGGCGCGGGTTCGCGACCAATCGATGCCTGTGAAATGCGGTTCGTTTCGCCGGGCGTCGTCAACGACGAGATAGCCGTTCTCCTCGAGCCATCGATTGAGATCGATGCCGCGGCGAAACGTGTTGAAGCCGTGATCGGAGAGCACCATCAGCAAATTGTCGTCGCCGCACTTAGCCATCGTGCGGCCGACAACCTGGTCCATCCGGGCGTAAAGATCTTCGATTGCGTGGCGATGGGCCGCGGGCAATTCGGCAGGCCGCGCCGGGTGCTGCTCGTCGAGATACCGCCAGAACATGTGCTGCATGCGATCGGTGCCGTCGAACACACAAACACACAAGCCCCGCGGCACTTTCTCCAGCGAATCGAAAAACATCACCTCGCGCTCGCGGTCGATGTCGGTGCACTGCTGGACGAAATGATCGTCGGCCAACACTTCCTCGCTCAGGCCCCAGGTGTCTTCGGCCAGCCCGAGCGTGGCATAGGGGCCTTGCCGCTTAGCCAGGTAGATCGGATAGACCGATGGGTAGCCGATCGCCATCGCGGGATTCTCGGGGTCGATATTGACTGGCGTGGCATAGAAATTGAAATGTGGCTCGGTGCTCAATAGCAGAAATCGACACACGCCGCGGATCGTCGTGCGAACGCCCGCGCGGAAGCTGACCTGAATCCAATCCGTGTATTCGTTGAGCTTGAGCGGGTGTTTCGAGCCGTTGATTTTTAGCACGCCGCGGTCCGGGTTGAGAATCGTTACGGTAAACGGCAGCTTCAGCGGGCCGAGATCGGGCTTGGTCGGATGATTGGGACC is a window encoding:
- a CDS encoding alkaline phosphatase family protein; its protein translation is MATTPSSTVPQIKRRSFLKKSALAAGIAGLAGGAYWIGSINRVSKSLGKKVIVIGIDGMDPRLTSILMKEGRMPNFTKMAAAGGFSDLGTSTPPQSPVAWANFINGSGPGSHGIFDFIHRHPHERCEPIFSGAETLPPEGFWEVGDHRLQLDFWPFNHKPPETVLKRQGVPFWDYLDAAGVPSTFYDLPSNYPPSPSQHGHHRCLSGMGTPDMLGGYGTYQYFSEDTAADGVNEGGGMRARLVFNGDSARAKLVGPQDSLLKNPQPIVVEFEVHRDRQSNAALIEVQGQKVMLNAGGWSRWTKLDFAVSTPSPLPDQHAAGICRFYLQEVAPDFRLYVSPINIDPSSPAQKISEPPSFVQDISRQLGPFYTTGFQEDHKARSNGVFTDDEFLRQATYVLDERLALFEYAVENYDDGLLFFYFSSSDLQSHMFWWDSDDPHPSRTPAETNKYFAHIKRLYQKLDKIIGDIHDRYGAKATIFVMSDHGFANFGRQFNLNSWLRDTGFLNPGECTSIRHDADWTRTRAYGLGINGLYLNLKGREPDGIVAPGEERERLLKQLVARLQAVRDTNGEQVIRGVYRSDQIYSGSAMEMAPDLIIGYKRGYRASWETCTGELMPEVISDNTAAWSADHCVDALEVPGVLCCNRPIKAKAPSLIDIAPSILSEFGLPAASTITGKSVFTG
- a CDS encoding alkaline phosphatase family protein, which translates into the protein MKHGAKPLRAAVLFAAALLILLLPKPALAYIGPGAGFALAGSFFAIFGAILSAMSMVLFWPIRRLLRLIFRKQPPGKVRFRRIVILGLDGLDHGLTEKLLAAGKLPNLAKLREQGGFQSLGSTLPPISPVAWSSFQTGVNPGKHNIFDFLIPDERTYQPKLSSVEIRTTARSIGWGPLSVSFGRRPDVRMLRKSKPFWSILSDYGIFNSILRVPITFPPEKLRGVQLSAMCVPDLRGTQGTFSHYTTRPADGSEKTGGEIHYVSREGNTIQGDLLGPNHPTKPDLGPLKLPFTVTILNPDRGVLKINGSKHPLKLNEYTDWIQVSFRAGVRTTIRGVCRFLLLSTEPHFNFYATPVNIDPENPAMAIGYPSVYPIYLAKRQGPYATLGLAEDTWGLSEEVLADDHFVQQCTDIDREREVMFFDSLEKVPRGLCVCVFDGTDRMQHMFWRYLDEQHPARPAELPAAHRHAIEDLYARMDQVVGRTMAKCGDDNLLMVLSDHGFNTFRRGIDLNRWLEENGYLVVDDARRNEPHFTGIDWSRTRAFAIGLTGIFVNRKGKFEQGIVEPGEETAGLCEEIAGKLAKLVDPATGSPAIKRVYQAEKVYRGPYKGQAPDLIVGYARGYRVSWEAAVGRTSRDVFHDNKKAWSGDHCVDPSVVPGVLFCNRRIETANPRLLDIAPTVLDLFGIPKPEHMDGRVLQVAEGPLTPGGLGVPSRQAATTLTSASS